One genomic segment of Actinomycetota bacterium includes these proteins:
- a CDS encoding PspC domain-containing protein, which translates to MKRLYRSKKDRMLCGVCGGIAEYFNVDPTLIRILWVILSLPGVVFPGILAYIICCIIIPENPEQ; encoded by the coding sequence ATGAAAAGATTATATCGTTCGAAAAAGGACAGAATGCTATGTGGAGTATGTGGAGGAATAGCAGAATATTTTAATGTAGACCCAACATTAATAAGGATACTGTGGGTAATACTTTCTTTACCAGGAGTGGTATTTCCAGGAATCTTAGCATACATAATTTGTTGTATAATCATTCCTGAAAATCCTGAACAATAA